A window of the Polaribacter sp. HaHaR_3_91 genome harbors these coding sequences:
- a CDS encoding viroplasmin family protein, with the protein MSKKKFYVVWNGHRKGVFTSWKVCKKQIDGFEGAQYKSFADLNEAEIAATKNYADYVGKDTKKKTLSSTEKEKIGRPILESISVDAACSGNPGKMEYRGVLTHNKQQIFIKGPFARGTNNIGEFLALVHGIALLKSKNKENIPIYSDSKIAMSWVKQKRCKTNMHFDASNKDLLELIKRAEKWLKENTFKNPILKWETKAWGEIPADFGRK; encoded by the coding sequence ATGAGTAAAAAAAAGTTTTATGTAGTTTGGAACGGACACAGAAAAGGAGTTTTTACTTCTTGGAAAGTCTGTAAAAAGCAAATTGATGGTTTTGAAGGTGCTCAATATAAATCGTTCGCAGATTTAAATGAAGCCGAAATAGCTGCAACCAAAAATTATGCAGACTATGTAGGGAAAGATACTAAAAAGAAGACGTTATCATCAACAGAAAAAGAAAAAATTGGGAGACCTATTTTAGAAAGTATTTCTGTAGATGCAGCTTGTTCTGGAAATCCTGGTAAAATGGAATACAGAGGTGTTTTAACGCATAATAAGCAACAAATTTTTATAAAAGGCCCATTTGCTAGAGGAACTAACAATATTGGCGAATTTCTAGCTCTAGTCCACGGAATCGCTTTATTAAAGAGCAAGAACAAGGAAAATATCCCTATTTACTCCGATTCTAAAATTGCCATGAGTTGGGTAAAACAAAAAAGATGCAAAACCAACATGCATTTTGATGCTTCTAACAAAGATTTATTAGAATTGATAAAAAGAGCCGAAAAATGGCTAAAAGAAAACACGTTTAAAAACCCCATTTTAAAATGGGAAACCAAAGCTTGGGGAGAAATTCCTGCAGATTTTGGGAGGAAGTGA
- a CDS encoding carboxypeptidase-like regulatory domain-containing protein, with protein MKKKSLFVLFVGISISFFAQKVTLSGSVKDSLQNPMPYANVIAKPKDVSKNLQFAITDNEGYYKLLLEKGDTITISISYLGYKPIEYQFIALKTTKKDFVLQQSSEQLDEVIIEMPVTVRGDTTTYKTDKFINGTERKLKNVLKKLPGVEVSKNGTVTVQGKKVTKMLVDGKKFFGGNSKLAVENIPANAVGNIEVIDNYNEVSFLKGLTDSDEMAMNIKLKEDKKRFLFGDVEAGKGNKDFYKTSANLFYYSPKTNVNFIGNINNIGEKTFTFRDYMSFSGGMNAIFSGNFKWKGGDFSQFLESRDLQTSSQKFGALNITKTATSTLDVSGYAIFSNTNTSSFVENQNEYTTFTEQRTNKTATDNLLGIGNLNIEYTPNNKEKWYARTQVKRTNNTKINTVASLINANTNTIATDSHLTATYINQNIEWHKRQNDKHTFSSIFNYVFDKSDKTNYWQTQDAILQGLIPADTNQELLRIHQLKNTKEQNIDAIFKHFWEINNSNHIYTTLGNKFLNEDFVSDDFQTLDNGTTNNFSSDDFGNDLNLKLNDFFVGLHYKFRAGIFTLKQGVELHNYKWQLDKQTHLENNKWIVLPYFLAKIEFNKSKKITINYNLKTSFSDVDKFANRFYLQSYNSVFKGNDTLENNLYHAARIYYSRFSLYKGLMLFANLNYSKQIKGVRNTVDFNDVNQFLTVKMFDNPSENLHGNIHLEKSIKNIKYKFDVGFSNNKYLQELNGNTQTNKNNGYNYEVGFETLFDNFPTIEVGVSRDIGKFISSNATSKFITTEPFVTVDYDFLKSFIFNFDYKLSNYQNKTLGQKNVYEIANTTLSYQKEDAAWSYKISVQNMFNTQFKQSNSFSDYLISDSKTFILPRIIMFSIGYNL; from the coding sequence ATGAAAAAGAAAAGTCTATTTGTATTATTTGTTGGAATCTCTATTTCGTTTTTTGCACAGAAAGTAACCCTTTCAGGTTCTGTAAAAGACAGTTTACAAAATCCAATGCCGTATGCAAATGTAATAGCAAAACCCAAAGATGTTTCTAAAAACTTACAATTTGCCATAACAGATAACGAAGGCTATTATAAGTTGCTTTTAGAAAAAGGAGACACCATAACAATTAGTATTTCTTATTTAGGATATAAACCTATAGAATATCAATTTATAGCCTTAAAAACCACTAAAAAAGACTTTGTATTACAGCAATCTTCAGAACAATTAGATGAGGTAATTATAGAAATGCCAGTTACGGTTAGAGGAGATACCACTACTTATAAAACCGATAAATTTATAAACGGTACAGAACGCAAACTTAAAAATGTTTTAAAAAAATTACCTGGAGTAGAAGTAAGTAAAAACGGAACAGTTACCGTGCAGGGTAAAAAAGTAACCAAAATGTTGGTAGATGGTAAAAAGTTTTTTGGTGGTAATTCTAAATTGGCAGTAGAAAACATTCCTGCAAATGCTGTTGGTAATATAGAAGTAATCGATAATTATAACGAAGTTTCATTTTTAAAAGGATTAACAGATTCTGATGAGATGGCAATGAACATCAAACTAAAAGAGGATAAAAAACGCTTTCTTTTTGGTGATGTAGAAGCGGGTAAAGGCAACAAAGACTTTTATAAAACTAGCGCCAATTTGTTTTATTATTCACCCAAAACCAATGTCAATTTTATAGGAAACATTAATAATATAGGCGAAAAAACATTTACGTTTAGAGATTATATGAGTTTTTCTGGCGGTATGAATGCTATATTTAGCGGTAATTTTAAATGGAAAGGTGGTGATTTTTCTCAGTTTTTAGAAAGTAGAGATTTGCAGACAAGTAGCCAAAAATTTGGAGCTTTAAACATTACAAAAACGGCAACTTCTACCTTAGATGTTTCTGGTTATGCTATTTTTTCGAATACAAATACCAGTAGTTTTGTAGAAAACCAAAACGAATACACCACGTTTACAGAACAAAGAACTAATAAAACGGCTACAGATAATTTGTTAGGTATTGGGAATCTAAATATAGAGTACACACCAAATAATAAAGAAAAATGGTATGCAAGAACACAAGTAAAAAGGACTAATAACACCAAAATAAATACAGTTGCTTCCTTAATAAATGCCAACACAAATACCATTGCTACAGACAGCCATTTAACAGCAACGTATATCAACCAAAATATAGAATGGCACAAAAGACAAAATGATAAACACACGTTTTCATCCATTTTTAATTATGTGTTTGATAAAAGTGATAAAACCAATTATTGGCAAACGCAAGATGCTATTTTACAAGGTTTAATTCCGGCAGATACAAATCAAGAATTGTTAAGAATTCATCAACTAAAAAACACCAAAGAACAAAATATTGATGCTATTTTTAAACACTTTTGGGAAATTAACAACAGCAATCATATTTACACAACGTTGGGTAATAAATTTTTAAACGAAGATTTTGTTAGTGATGATTTTCAGACGTTAGATAACGGCACCACAAATAATTTTTCTTCGGATGATTTTGGCAACGATTTAAATTTAAAGCTAAACGATTTCTTTGTAGGATTGCATTATAAGTTTAGAGCAGGAATTTTTACTTTAAAACAAGGTGTAGAATTACACAATTACAAATGGCAACTAGACAAACAAACCCATTTAGAAAACAACAAATGGATTGTTTTACCCTATTTCTTAGCAAAAATTGAGTTTAATAAATCCAAAAAAATTACCATTAATTACAATTTAAAAACGTCTTTTTCTGATGTAGATAAATTTGCCAATCGTTTTTATTTACAATCGTATAATTCGGTTTTTAAAGGAAATGATACGCTAGAAAATAACTTGTATCACGCAGCGCGTATTTATTACAGCCGTTTTAGTTTGTATAAAGGCTTAATGCTTTTTGCAAACTTAAACTATAGTAAACAGATAAAAGGAGTTAGAAATACAGTAGATTTTAATGATGTTAACCAGTTTTTAACCGTAAAAATGTTCGACAATCCGTCTGAAAATCTTCATGGAAATATACATTTAGAAAAAAGTATTAAAAATATAAAATATAAGTTTGATGTTGGTTTTAGTAACAATAAGTACCTACAAGAATTAAACGGAAATACCCAAACCAATAAAAATAATGGGTATAATTACGAAGTAGGTTTCGAAACCTTGTTTGATAATTTTCCGACAATAGAAGTTGGTGTAAGTAGAGATATTGGTAAATTTATTTCTAGTAATGCTACTTCAAAATTTATAACTACAGAACCTTTTGTAACCGTAGATTACGATTTTTTAAAAAGCTTTATTTTTAATTTCGATTATAAGTTAAGCAACTATCAGAATAAAACATTGGGGCAAAAAAATGTGTATGAAATAGCAAATACAACCTTGTCTTATCAAAAAGAAGATGCTGCTTGGTCTTATAAAATAAGTGTCCAAAATATGTTTAATACACAATTTAAACAAAGTAATAGTTTTTCAGATTATTTAATATCAGATAGTAAAACTTTTATTTTACCAAGAATAATCATGTTTAGTATTGGGTATAATTTGTAG
- a CDS encoding GIY-YIG nuclease family protein, giving the protein MLNPQKGFHSYYVYIITNSYRSTFYIGVTNNLKERLQQHKTNILEKKKTFAAKYNIEFLVYYEKHAWIQLAIAREKELKKWRREKKLTLIREMNPSFTFLNNEFD; this is encoded by the coding sequence ATGCTAAACCCACAAAAAGGATTTCATAGTTATTATGTTTATATAATTACTAATAGTTACCGTTCCACGTTTTATATTGGAGTAACGAATAACTTAAAAGAACGTTTACAGCAACATAAAACGAACATACTTGAAAAAAAGAAAACTTTTGCTGCAAAATATAATATTGAGTTCTTAGTGTATTACGAAAAACATGCTTGGATTCAATTGGCTATTGCAAGGGAAAAAGAATTGAAAAAATGGAGGCGTGAGAAGAAACTAACACTTATAAGAGAAATGAACCCTTCTTTTACTTTTTTGAATAATGAATTTGATTAA
- a CDS encoding GLPGLI family protein, whose product MKNFITLIICCFSITVFSQKISGKVTYVVSMESFSKEKIDSISKKLKSKKVKMDKWMRDVFENTPNVNAYLEFSNDESLYYVEDKMQNDGKPIFNVNRTFAGGDNRYYKNTKTNEYFNESSTFGELFLIEINPKKWKITQESKKIGRYLCFKAIDIESTSKKMKPVVWFTPELPVSFGPLKYNGLPGLVLLVELSKRTISASEIIINPKKEIVIKKPTKGKKMTAEESRKRGEAFWKSIEKQ is encoded by the coding sequence ATGAAAAATTTTATAACCCTTATAATTTGTTGCTTTTCAATAACGGTTTTTTCTCAGAAAATAAGTGGTAAAGTTACTTATGTGGTTTCTATGGAATCATTTTCAAAAGAAAAAATAGATTCCATATCTAAAAAATTGAAGTCAAAAAAAGTAAAAATGGACAAATGGATGCGAGATGTTTTTGAAAACACACCCAATGTAAATGCCTATTTAGAGTTTTCTAATGATGAGTCTTTATATTACGTAGAGGATAAAATGCAAAATGATGGAAAACCCATTTTTAATGTAAATAGAACTTTTGCTGGAGGAGATAATAGATATTACAAAAACACAAAAACGAATGAGTATTTTAATGAAAGTAGCACTTTTGGAGAATTATTCTTAATAGAAATTAATCCTAAAAAGTGGAAAATAACACAAGAATCTAAAAAGATTGGTAGATATCTATGTTTTAAAGCAATTGATATTGAATCAACCAGCAAAAAAATGAAACCTGTAGTTTGGTTTACACCAGAATTACCTGTTAGTTTTGGTCCTTTAAAGTATAATGGTTTACCTGGTTTGGTGCTTTTAGTAGAACTGTCTAAAAGAACTATTAGTGCATCAGAAATAATTATAAACCCTAAAAAAGAAATTGTAATTAAAAAACCTACAAAAGGTAAAAAAATGACAGCAGAAGAGTCTAGAAAAAGAGGAGAAGCGTTTTGGAAAAGTATTGAAAAACAATAA
- a CDS encoding phosphoribosylglycinamide formyltransferase encodes MKRIVIFASGSGTNAENIIKFFNHTKTAKVTTVLCNNEHAKVFDRCKKLDIKCLHFKKEAFFTSDEILNLLKEQADYIILAGFLWKIPTKIIDAFPNKIINIHPALLPKYGGKGMYGMNVHKAVKENKESETGITIHYVNANYDEGAIIYQAKTALNEADSPGNIAEKIHILEQRYFPRVIEDVILAINE; translated from the coding sequence ATGAAGCGTATTGTTATTTTTGCATCTGGTTCTGGAACGAACGCAGAAAACATTATTAAATTTTTTAATCATACTAAAACCGCTAAGGTTACCACTGTGCTATGTAACAATGAACATGCCAAAGTATTTGATAGATGTAAAAAATTAGACATCAAATGTTTACACTTTAAAAAAGAAGCTTTTTTTACTTCGGATGAAATACTAAACCTATTAAAAGAGCAGGCAGATTACATTATTTTAGCAGGTTTTTTATGGAAAATTCCAACCAAAATTATCGATGCTTTTCCAAATAAAATTATAAATATTCACCCTGCCTTGTTACCAAAATATGGTGGAAAAGGGATGTATGGTATGAACGTTCATAAGGCAGTAAAAGAAAATAAAGAATCAGAAACGGGTATTACAATTCACTACGTAAATGCCAATTATGATGAAGGTGCCATCATTTATCAGGCAAAAACAGCCTTAAATGAAGCAGATTCTCCTGGTAATATTGCAGAAAAGATTCATATTTTAGAGCAACGTTACTTTCCTAGAGTTATTGAAGATGTAATTTTAGCCATAAATGAGTAA
- the fabF gene encoding beta-ketoacyl-ACP synthase II has product MQLKRVVVTGLGALTPIGNNIEEYWNALVNGVSGAAPIKRFDAAKFKTRFACELKNFEVTDFINRKDARKMDPFTQYAMVASDEAIADANFDLEKLNKLRVGVIWGAGIGGLETFQNEAINFGAGDGTPKFNPFFIPKMIADIAPGNISIKNGFMGPNYTTVSACASSANAMIDALNYIRLGTCDVIVTGGSEAAVVISGVGGFNAMHALSTRNESPETASRPFDAERDGFVLGEGAGALVLESYEHAKARGAKIYAEVIGGGMSSDAHHMTAPHPEGIGVIAVMNNCLENAGIKPEDVDHINTHGTSTPLGDVAELKAISAVFGEHAKNININSTKSMTGHLLGAAGAIESIAAILAMKNGIVPPTINHVNVDENINPELNLTLNKAQKREINIAMSNTFGFGGHNACVAFKKLDE; this is encoded by the coding sequence ATGCAGTTAAAACGAGTTGTAGTCACTGGACTTGGCGCACTTACGCCAATTGGTAATAATATTGAAGAGTATTGGAATGCTTTAGTTAACGGAGTTAGCGGTGCAGCACCTATCAAGCGGTTTGATGCTGCCAAGTTCAAAACTCGTTTTGCATGTGAATTAAAAAACTTTGAGGTAACGGACTTTATTAATAGAAAGGACGCTAGAAAAATGGATCCATTTACGCAGTATGCAATGGTAGCTTCTGATGAGGCTATTGCAGATGCAAATTTTGATCTAGAAAAATTAAACAAATTACGCGTTGGTGTAATTTGGGGAGCAGGAATTGGAGGCTTAGAAACTTTTCAAAACGAAGCTATAAATTTTGGAGCCGGAGATGGTACACCAAAATTTAACCCATTTTTTATCCCAAAAATGATTGCAGATATTGCGCCAGGAAATATTTCTATTAAAAATGGATTTATGGGGCCAAATTATACTACGGTTTCTGCATGTGCGTCATCTGCTAACGCAATGATTGATGCTTTAAATTATATTCGTTTAGGTACTTGTGATGTTATTGTAACTGGTGGCTCGGAAGCTGCAGTTGTAATTTCTGGTGTTGGTGGTTTTAATGCCATGCACGCCTTATCTACAAGAAACGAAAGTCCTGAAACAGCATCTAGACCTTTTGATGCAGAACGAGATGGTTTTGTATTAGGTGAAGGAGCAGGTGCTTTGGTTTTAGAAAGCTATGAGCATGCTAAAGCTAGAGGAGCAAAAATTTATGCTGAGGTTATTGGAGGAGGAATGTCTTCTGATGCCCACCATATGACGGCACCACACCCAGAAGGAATTGGTGTGATTGCTGTAATGAATAACTGCTTAGAAAATGCAGGTATTAAACCAGAAGATGTAGATCATATTAATACACATGGTACTTCAACTCCTTTAGGAGATGTTGCAGAATTGAAAGCAATTTCTGCAGTTTTTGGAGAACATGCTAAAAACATTAATATTAATTCTACAAAATCTATGACAGGTCACTTGTTGGGAGCTGCAGGAGCTATAGAGTCTATAGCTGCAATTTTAGCCATGAAAAATGGTATTGTACCTCCAACAATTAATCATGTTAATGTAGATGAAAATATCAATCCAGAATTAAACTTAACTTTAAATAAAGCTCAAAAGCGAGAGATTAATATTGCTATGAGTAATACTTTTGGTTTCGGTGGACATAATGCATGTGTTGCATTTAAAAAACTTGATGAATAA
- the pyk gene encoding pyruvate kinase translates to MKDYKKTKIVATLGPAIDTKEKMKELAVAGVNVFRINFSHADYDVVKQNVLRIREINEEEGFNVAILADLQGPKLRVGVMEEDVILNDGDLFTFTTERCIGNNKKAFMTYQRFPKDVKVGEHIMVDDGKLLFEVVSTDKDKEVVVKTVVGGPLKSKKGVNLPNTAISLPALTEKDKEDAVFALGLNVDWMALSFVRTPEDLRMLRDLIDEHSDYRVPVIAKIEKPEAVANIDALIPFCDGLMVARGDLGVEIPMQDVPLIQKKLVRRAKRARIPVIIATQMMETMIDNPVPTRAEVNDVANSIMDGADAVMLSGETSVGKHPLKVIQKMSEIIRAVENSRMIKVPHEAPHIRTNRFITKSVCHHAALMANDIDATAISTLTNSGYTAFQISAWRPQAKILAFSSERRILGKLNLLWGVKAFYYDKNLSTDDTVVDINKISKEKGFVKEGDLMINLTSMPVEAKGMVNTLRVSEID, encoded by the coding sequence ATGAAAGACTACAAAAAAACAAAAATAGTTGCAACCTTAGGTCCAGCAATAGACACTAAAGAAAAGATGAAAGAGTTGGCAGTTGCAGGTGTCAACGTTTTTAGAATTAATTTTTCTCATGCAGATTACGATGTTGTAAAACAAAATGTGCTAAGAATTAGAGAAATTAATGAAGAAGAAGGATTTAATGTTGCCATTTTAGCAGATTTACAAGGACCAAAACTTCGTGTAGGAGTAATGGAAGAAGATGTTATTTTAAATGATGGAGACTTGTTTACTTTTACTACAGAAAGATGTATTGGTAACAACAAAAAAGCATTTATGACCTACCAACGTTTTCCTAAAGACGTAAAAGTTGGAGAGCATATTATGGTAGATGATGGTAAATTGTTATTTGAAGTAGTTTCTACAGATAAAGACAAAGAAGTTGTAGTAAAAACAGTAGTTGGTGGACCTTTAAAATCTAAAAAAGGAGTAAACTTACCAAACACAGCTATTTCTTTACCAGCTTTAACAGAAAAAGATAAAGAAGATGCCGTATTTGCATTAGGTTTAAATGTAGATTGGATGGCACTTTCTTTTGTAAGAACACCAGAAGATTTAAGAATGTTACGCGATTTAATCGATGAGCATTCAGATTATAGAGTACCCGTAATTGCTAAAATTGAAAAACCAGAAGCAGTTGCAAATATTGATGCATTAATTCCTTTTTGTGATGGTTTAATGGTTGCTCGTGGAGATTTAGGAGTAGAAATTCCTATGCAAGACGTTCCATTAATTCAGAAGAAATTAGTAAGACGTGCTAAGAGAGCAAGAATTCCTGTAATTATTGCAACTCAAATGATGGAAACAATGATTGATAATCCTGTTCCTACAAGAGCAGAAGTAAATGATGTTGCCAATTCTATTATGGATGGAGCAGATGCAGTAATGTTATCTGGAGAAACTTCTGTAGGGAAGCATCCTTTAAAAGTAATTCAGAAAATGTCTGAAATTATTAGAGCTGTTGAAAACTCTAGAATGATTAAAGTACCACATGAAGCGCCACATATTAGAACAAACAGATTTATAACAAAATCGGTTTGTCATCACGCAGCTTTAATGGCAAATGATATCGATGCAACCGCAATTTCTACTTTAACAAATAGTGGTTATACAGCATTTCAAATTTCAGCATGGAGACCACAAGCTAAAATATTAGCATTTTCATCAGAAAGAAGAATTTTAGGAAAACTAAACTTACTTTGGGGTGTAAAAGCTTTTTATTACGATAAAAACTTAAGTACAGATGATACTGTTGTAGATATTAACAAAATATCTAAAGAAAAAGGATTTGTTAAAGAAGGAGATTTAATGATTAACCTTACTTCTATGCCAGTTGAGGCTAAAGGTATGGTAAATACATTAAGAGTTTCTGAAATAGACTAA
- a CDS encoding acyl carrier protein: MSDIASRVKAIIVDKLGVDDNEVTTEASFTNDLGADSLDTVELIMEFEKEFDIQIPDDQAENIGTVGQAVSYIEEAKK; encoded by the coding sequence ATGTCAGACATTGCATCAAGAGTAAAAGCTATTATCGTAGACAAATTAGGCGTAGACGATAACGAAGTAACAACAGAAGCTAGCTTCACAAACGATTTAGGAGCAGATTCTTTGGATACTGTTGAATTAATTATGGAATTCGAAAAAGAATTTGATATTCAAATACCAGATGATCAAGCAGAGAACATCGGAACAGTAGGTCAAGCAGTAAGCTATATTGAAGAAGCTAAAAAGTAA
- a CDS encoding GLPGLI family protein codes for MRILKITIILFFITYNINSQNSFRAYYNVEVIDSTKFKVPEKYLGTKHEVLLIKRKKETLKTISLSKKIDFILDFDNMKSIFYLPKQLDIKKGYISIIKRIGRFKGTYFTNQEGVLWEKNSFGQDFLVTLPANKWNITNLSKKCGKYLCYKATLINEIETSRGLKKRHITAWFSSEIPFSFGPKEFSGLPGLIMQLQEGNMQYQLKEIVKVDNSKIGQTKIGRKINLYEFNLLSKKMYKSLKLKNPD; via the coding sequence ATGAGAATACTTAAAATAACAATTATATTATTTTTTATTACTTATAACATAAACTCTCAAAATTCATTTAGAGCATATTATAATGTAGAAGTAATAGATAGTACAAAATTTAAAGTTCCTGAAAAGTATTTGGGAACCAAACATGAAGTGTTACTTATAAAAAGAAAAAAAGAGACACTTAAAACTATTTCACTTTCAAAAAAAATAGACTTTATTTTAGATTTTGATAATATGAAATCTATTTTTTATTTACCAAAACAGCTAGACATAAAAAAAGGATATATTTCTATAATTAAAAGAATAGGAAGATTTAAGGGTACTTACTTTACAAATCAAGAAGGCGTTTTATGGGAAAAAAATTCTTTTGGTCAAGATTTCTTAGTTACACTTCCTGCAAATAAATGGAATATTACGAACTTATCAAAAAAATGTGGAAAGTACTTGTGTTATAAAGCAACTTTAATAAATGAAATTGAAACTAGTAGAGGTTTAAAAAAAAGGCACATTACAGCTTGGTTTTCATCCGAAATTCCCTTTAGTTTTGGGCCAAAAGAATTTAGTGGGCTTCCAGGTTTAATTATGCAATTGCAAGAAGGTAATATGCAATATCAATTAAAAGAGATTGTTAAAGTTGACAATTCAAAAATTGGACAAACCAAAATTGGAAGGAAAATTAATTTGTATGAATTCAATTTGTTGAGTAAAAAAATGTACAAAAGTTTAAAATTAAAAAATCCAGATTAG
- a CDS encoding IPExxxVDY family protein, translated as MQVHALEMDEFCEEEYSLIGIHSTLEDYKLAYLLNKNLNTRFYKAKEDLKFVIEEKKASFSIYNYENIEYDYKWFLITNSYRTENQTAANGLLLTSETITYLIPEKKKVDFFLKICGDSDDGFVTKTVNRIKSIENVITAYSIDKNTLKSKDFLIF; from the coding sequence ATGCAGGTACACGCTTTAGAAATGGACGAATTTTGCGAAGAAGAATATTCTTTAATAGGAATCCATTCTACTTTAGAAGATTATAAACTTGCCTACTTATTAAATAAAAACCTTAATACCAGGTTTTATAAAGCAAAAGAAGATTTAAAATTTGTTATAGAAGAAAAGAAAGCCTCTTTTTCTATATATAATTATGAAAATATAGAATATGATTACAAGTGGTTTTTAATAACAAACAGTTATAGAACAGAAAACCAAACAGCAGCCAATGGGTTGTTATTAACATCAGAAACAATAACATATCTGATTCCAGAAAAGAAAAAAGTAGATTTTTTTTTAAAAATATGTGGAGATTCAGACGATGGTTTTGTTACGAAAACAGTAAATAGAATTAAAAGTATTGAGAATGTAATTACCGCATATTCAATAGATAAAAACACCTTAAAGTCTAAAGACTTTTTAATATTTTAA
- the rnc gene encoding ribonuclease III produces the protein MNFIRKIVKPHSEEDAQLYNELKKLLNFSPRRINKYKKAFTHRSVQMLDSKGIPINYERLEFLGDSILGSVIASYLYKKVPTGSEGYLTQMRSKIVSREHLNELGKDLNLIRFVKSNIDQANVGDNIHGNIFEALVGAIYLDKNYNTCQKFIYENVIVPYVDIEKLEGKVTSYKGLIIEWCQKQKKKYTFDTYEDSGNEAIKHFSVKVSIDGEQIAKGRATSKKKAEEQAAKRVYFAFQKEINLG, from the coding sequence ATGAATTTTATTCGTAAAATAGTAAAACCTCACAGTGAAGAGGATGCACAATTATACAACGAATTAAAAAAACTACTTAATTTTTCTCCAAGAAGAATAAATAAATACAAAAAGGCATTTACACATAGGTCTGTGCAAATGTTAGACAGCAAAGGAATACCTATTAATTACGAACGTTTAGAATTTTTAGGTGATTCTATTTTAGGATCTGTAATTGCATCTTATTTATACAAAAAAGTACCTACAGGTAGTGAAGGCTATCTTACACAAATGCGCTCTAAAATTGTTAGTAGAGAGCATTTAAATGAGTTAGGAAAAGATTTAAACCTAATACGTTTTGTAAAAAGTAATATAGATCAAGCTAACGTTGGAGATAATATTCATGGTAATATATTTGAAGCATTAGTAGGCGCTATTTATTTAGATAAGAACTACAATACTTGTCAGAAATTTATTTATGAAAATGTAATTGTACCCTACGTAGATATCGAAAAACTAGAGGGTAAAGTTACAAGTTACAAAGGGCTTATTATAGAATGGTGTCAGAAACAAAAGAAGAAATATACTTTTGATACCTATGAAGATTCTGGTAACGAAGCTATCAAACATTTTAGTGTAAAGGTAAGTATCGATGGAGAGCAAATAGCCAAAGGTAGAGCTACTTCTAAGAAAAAAGCAGAAGAGCAAGCTGCTAAAAGAGTCTATTTTGCATTTCAAAAAGAAATTAATTTAGGCTAA
- a CDS encoding succinate dehydrogenase/fumarate reductase iron-sulfur subunit codes for MNLTLKIWRQKDAGSKGQMVDYKVNDISEHMSFLEMMDVLNEQLVNGGEEPVAFDHDCREGICGACSLYINGEAHGPDRGITTCQLHMRMFSDGDTITIEPFRAAAFPVIKDLVVDRMAFERIQQSGGYISVNTSGNTQDANSLPISKHAADDAMDAATCIGCGACVATCKNSSAMLFVGAKVSQYALLPQGQVEAADRVKNMVAQMDLEGFGNCTNTGACEVECPKGISLDNIARMNRELMKANL; via the coding sequence ATGAATTTAACACTTAAAATTTGGAGACAAAAAGACGCTGGTTCAAAGGGTCAAATGGTAGACTATAAAGTGAATGATATTTCAGAGCACATGTCTTTTTTAGAAATGATGGATGTTTTGAATGAACAATTAGTAAATGGTGGTGAAGAACCAGTTGCTTTTGATCATGATTGTAGAGAAGGTATCTGTGGTGCTTGTTCTTTATATATTAATGGAGAAGCTCATGGACCAGACAGAGGTATAACAACCTGTCAGTTACACATGCGTATGTTTAGCGATGGAGATACTATTACAATAGAGCCATTTAGAGCAGCAGCATTTCCTGTTATAAAGGATTTAGTAGTAGACAGAATGGCTTTTGAGCGTATTCAGCAATCAGGTGGTTACATTTCTGTAAACACTTCTGGTAATACACAAGATGCAAACTCTTTACCTATTTCTAAACACGCAGCAGATGATGCTATGGATGCAGCAACTTGTATTGGTTGTGGTGCTTGTGTGGCTACTTGTAAAAACTCTTCTGCAATGTTATTTGTTGGTGCAAAAGTATCTCAGTATGCTTTGTTACCACAAGGACAAGTAGAGGCTGCAGATCGTGTTAAAAACATGGTTGCACAAATGGATTTAGAAGGTTTTGGTAACTGTACAAATACAGGTGCGTGTGAGGTAGAATGCCCTAAAGGAATCTCTTTAGACAACATTGCAAGAATGAATAGAGAATTGATGAAGGCTAATTTATAA